Proteins encoded together in one Impatiens glandulifera chromosome 1, dImpGla2.1, whole genome shotgun sequence window:
- the LOC124920498 gene encoding coatomer subunit beta'-2 has protein sequence MPLRLDIKRKLAQRSERVKSVDLHPTEPWILASLYSGTVCIWNYQTQIMVKSFEVTELPVRSAKFIARQQWVVAGADDMFIRVYNYNTMDKVKVFEAHTDYIRCVAVHPTLPYVLSASDDMLIKLWDWKKGWVCTQIFEGHSHYVMQVTFNPKDTNTFASASLDRTIKIWNLGSQEPNFTLDAHLKGVNCVDYFTGGDKPYLITGSDDHTAKVWDYQTKSCVQTLEGHTHNVSAVCFHPDLPIIITGSEDGTVRIWHATTYRLENTLNYGLERVWAVGYIKGSRRVVIGYDEGSIMVKIGKEVPVASMDNSGKIIWARHNEIQTVNIKSVGADYEVTDGERLPLAVKELGTCDLYPQSLKHNPNGRFIVVCGDGEYIIYTALAWRNRSFGSALEFAWSSDGEFAVRESTSKIKIFSKNFQEKKSIRPTFSAERIYGGLLLAMCSNDFICFYDWAECRLIRRIDVNVKNLYWADGGDLVAIASDTSFYILKYSRDAVTSYLDSGRPVDELGVEDAFELIYEINERVRTGIWVGDCFIYNNSSWKLNYCVGGEVTTMFHLDRPMYLLGYLANQSRVYLIDKEFNVIGYTLLLSLIEYKTLVMRGDLERAREILPSIPKEHYNSVARFLESRGMVEDALEVATDPDYKFELSIQLGKLDVAKEIAAVSQSESKWKQLGEMAMSTGMFEMAEDCLKSAMDLSGLLLLYSSLGDAEGIKNLASLAKDQGKNNVAFVCLFMLGELEDCLQLFIDSNRIPEAALMARSYLPSKVPEIVAIWRKDLNKINPKAAESLADPEEYPNLFEDWQVALEVELKAAETRGTYPPAGEYVNYSGRPHINLVEAFRNMHVEEDDDNELALENGGLDQEEVEENVDEVEEEVQGGEADTVDEDSNEGAVLINENEADEEWVTNSEGKRSE, from the exons ATG CCTCTCAGACTGGATATAAAG AGAAAACTTGCTCAGAGATCGGAAAGAGTAAAATCAGTGGACTTGCATCCAACAGAACCATG GATATTGGCTAGTTTGTACTCGGGAACTGTGTGCATATGGAATTACCAAACTCAg ATCATGGTTAAGTCATTTGAAGTCACTGAGTTACCAG TGAGATCTGCAAAATTCATTGCTCGCCAGCAATGGGTAGTTGCTGGTGCTGATGACATGTTTATCCGCGTTTATAATTACAATACAATGGACAAGGTCAAAGTATTTGAAGCACACACAGATTATATTAGGTGTGTGGCAGTTCATCCTACTTTGCCTTATGTGTTGTCAGCTTCTGATGACATGCTTATCAAGCTATGGGATTGGAAGAAAGGTTGGGTTTGCACTCAAATTTTTGAAGGCCATTCTCACTATGTAATGCAAGTGACTTTTAATCCAAAAGATACCAACACTTTCGCAAGTGCTTCTCTTGATCGCACGATAAAG ATATGGAATCTGGGTTCACAAGAACCAAATTTTACATTGGATGCCCATTTGAAAGGTGTAAATTGTGTAGATTACTTTACAGGTGGTGATAAACCTTATCTCATAACTGGTTCTGATGATCACACTGCTAAG GTGTGGGACTACCAAACCAAGAGTTGTGTTCAGACGCTTGAAGGTCATACCCACAATGTTTCAGCTGTGTGTTTCCATCCTGACCTTCCCATAATAATAACAGGTTCTGAAGATGGTACAGTTCGTATATGGCATGCTACCACTTACAG ACTTGAGAACACATTAAATTACGGCCTTGAAAGAGTTTGGGCTGTTGGCTACATAAAAGGGTCACGTAG GGTTGTAATTGGTTATGATGAAGGATCCATTATGGTCAAAATTGGCAAAGAAGTCCCTGTGGCTAGTATGGATAACAGTGGAAAAATCATATGGGCCAGGCATAATGAGATACAGACCGTGAACATTAAAAGTGTTGGAGCAGATTATGAG GTTACTGATGGAGAAAGATTACCTTTGGCAGTGAAAGAGCTTGGAACTTGTGACCTTTATCCACAA AGCTTGAAGCATAACCCTAATGGGAGGTTCATTGTTGTCTGTGGAGATGGTGAGTACATCATATACACTGCTTTGGCATGGAGGAATAGATCATTTGGTTCGGCACTGGAGTTTGCTTGGTCATCAGACGGAGAATTTGCTGTTAGAGAAAGCACATccaagattaaaatatttagcaAAAATTTCCAG GAAAAGAAGAGTATTCGCCCAACCTTTTCTGCTGAGCGTATTTATGGAGGATTGCTGCTGGCCATGTgctctaatgattttatttgtttttatgattGGGCCGAGTGCAGGTTAATTAGAAGGATTGATGTCAATGTCAAA AATCTCTATTGGGCTGATGGTGGCGATTTAGTGGCAATTGCCAGTgatacatcattttatatattgaagTACAGC CGTGATGCAGTTACCTCATATTTAGATAGCGGAAGACCAGTGGATGAGCTAGGAGTTGAGGATGCATTTGAgcttatatatgaaataaatgaacGAGTCAGGACAggaatatgggttggggactGTTTTATATACAACAACTCTTCTTGGAAACTTAACTATTGTGTTGGTGGTGAG GTGACAACAATGTTCCATTTGGACAGACCTATGTACTTGCTAGGGTATTTAGCTAATCAAAGTAGGGtgtatttgattgacaaagagtTCAA TGTTATAGGGTACACGTTActtctcagcttgattgaaTATAAAACACTTGTTATGCGTGGTGACTTGGAAAGAGCCCGCGAGATCTTACCTTCAATTCCTAAGGAACACTATAATAG TGTGGCTCGTTTCTTGGAGTCCCGAGGAATGGTAGAGGATGCCTTGGAAGTAGCTACAGATCCTGACTACAAATTTGAACTTTCTATACAACTGGGTAAACTAGATGTTGCAAAA GAAATCGCTGCAGTTTCACAAAGTGAATCAAAGTGGAAGCAACTAGGTGAAATGGCAATGTCTACAGGAATG TTTGAGATGGCTGAGGACTGTCTAAAGAGTGCAATGGATTTGAGTGGTTTGTTGCTGCTTTATTCCTCTTTAGGAGATGCCGAGGGGATCAAGAACCTTGCATCTCTTGCCAAAGATCAGGGAAAAAACAATGTTGCATTCGTTTGCCTATTCATGCTGGGTGAATTGGAAGACTGCTTACAGCTGTTCATTGACAG CAATAGGATACCTGAAGCTGCTTTGATGGCTCGGTCTTATCTTCCAAGCAAGGTCCCGGAGATTGTTGCAATATGGAGAAAAGATCTGAATAAG ATCAATCCAAAAGCAGCCGAGTCTTTAGCTGATCCCGAGGAGTATCCTAATTTATTCGAGGACTGGCAAGTTGCTTTGGAGGTTGAATTAAAAGCAGCGGAGACAAG GGGTACCTATCCTCCAGCAGGGGAATATGTAAACTATTCAGGTAGACCACATATTAACCTTGTTGAAGCCTTCAGAAATATGCAtgtagaagaagatgatgacAACGAGTTAGCACTTGAAAACGGAGGGTTGGATCAAGAG GAGGTTGAGGAAAACGTGGATGAGGTAGAAGAAGAGGTGCAAGGAGGAGAGGCTGACACAGTGGATGAAGACTCTAATGAGGGCGCAGTACTCATCAATGAAAACGAGGCTGATGAAGAGTGGGTTACAAACAGTGAAGGAAAGAGATCGGAATGA